ATTATGCCCATTTTACATACGGTTTTCTTGGAGCAAAATCAAACCCTGTGGCACCAGAAATATCGGATATTTCGTAAAACTTTTTCCCATCCTTGAAATATTCGTCTATAATACTTTTAACGACTTCCATATATTTTTTCATACCAACCAAATTAAATACGCCAGTTCCTTGGTGAAATAGTATATCGCCACCAATCAAGTTAAATAGAAATGAATATAAACCATCGTCCGTTTTAAATTTCCATTCAGGATTTTCCGTAATAGGCAAACCCGATACAGGGCTCTTTTTATTCATTTATCAAATCTTTAAGAATTTATAAGTCATTTAGGTGAGAGTTTCGTCCCATCAGGTGTATCTTTTACAATCCACCCTTTCGAAGCTATTAAATCGCGCAATTCATCCGACTTTGCCCAATCTTTATGTTGTCGCACTTCCTCTCTCTCAGAAACCAATTCTATTATCTCTTGCGGAATAGACTCATCTTTAGGAAGCACACCGAATACTGAATCAAAATAAGCAATAAAATTTATTCCTTGAGATGCTTCATCTTCAGATAATGAATTTTTATCCAAAGTTGAATTTGTAACACGAATCCAATCAAAGAATACAGCCAAAGCCTTTGGCGCATCCAAATCATCTTCCAAAGCAATGTTGAATGGATTCACCGCATCGGGGAAATCGGATGTGGATTTTCTATCTATATCAGTCAAACGTATTCGCAATTCATGAATCCTCTGGATGGCCATTTTAGCTTCATGTTGTTTATCCAAGGTAAAATTAACTTTCGTTCGATAATGGGCACTTAGCATGATATAGCGAATCTCTTCTGCAGTAAAACCTTTTTCGAGCAGATCCGGTATACAATAAAAATTTTCGATAGATTTACTCATTTTACCACCATCTACCATGAGAAATTCAGAGTGAAGCCAAAAATTCACAAAGGGCGTATCAGCAGCACAAACTGATTGGGCAATTTCATTTTCATGATGGGGAAACTTATTATCCACACCACCACAATGAATGTCAAAATGCTGTCCTAAATATTCCATAGACATGGCAGAACATTCTATATGCCAGCCAGGGCGGCCTTTACCCCACGGTGAATCCCAAGCCACATCACCATCTTCATTCTTGTAAGCTTTCCAAAGGGCAAAATCCTGGGGATTATCTAACCCATATTCATCTGATACCACCCGTTCTGATTGGCGCATTCCCGCCATATTAATATTTGTCAGATTACCGTAATCTTTAAATGATTCAATGGAAAAAAAGACAGAACCATCATCCGTTTTATAAGCATTCCCTTTATCAATTAAGGATTTAATCATTTTGATCATGCCATCCACATGTTCGGTGGCAGCGGGATATACATCGGCGGGAATAATTTTTAATGATTTTAAATCACGGTAAAACAATTCAGTATAATGGCTTGTGATTTCTGAAAGAGGTTTCCCCTCATCCATAGATTTCTTAATGGTCTTGTCATCCACATCTGTAATATTCATTACATGAAAAACATCAAATCCACGAGCCACTAAAACTCGTTTAAGAAAATCTTCAAAAAGGAAGGTGCGAAAATTGCCAATATGGGCTGTATCATATACGGTTGGTCCACATGTATATAGTTTAACTTTCCCTTTTTCTAAGGGAATAAAATCTTCTTTTTTTCGTGAAAAAGAATTATAAAATCGGAGCACGTTTTTTACCCACTGATTGGAGAAATTTTAGATCTATATGAACTGCAATTGCCTGCTGAAGTGCATCAATTTTTATGACAAGTCTATCCTCACCTTTTATTTGAAGCACAATACCTTTAGTTCCTTTCATAGGCCCTTCAAATACTTCTACTTCATCCCCTACTGAAAAATATTCTGTAGGTTCAAGTTCATACCCTCCTTCCAAAGCTAAGCGAATCGACTTTATAACTTCGTCTTGGACGATTGCGATACTACCACTAAACTTGACAATCGTACTTATGCCATGTGTTTCTAACACAAAAATTGAATTTTTAAGTTCTATCCGTGCAAATAAATAACTCGACAGAAGAGGCAATTCTACCCATTTCATTCGGTCGGACCATTTGCGCTTTTGCCGTACCAATGGCAAATAGGCCTCTATCCCATTTTTCTCTAATTGCTGAAGAGCAACTTTTTCTGCCCGAGGTTTCGAGCGGACAGCTATCCAATGTTGTTCCATTAAT
Above is a window of Candidatus Neomarinimicrobiota bacterium DNA encoding:
- a CDS encoding cysteine--tRNA ligase, coding for MLRFYNSFSRKKEDFIPLEKGKVKLYTCGPTVYDTAHIGNFRTFLFEDFLKRVLVARGFDVFHVMNITDVDDKTIKKSMDEGKPLSEITSHYTELFYRDLKSLKIIPADVYPAATEHVDGMIKMIKSLIDKGNAYKTDDGSVFFSIESFKDYGNLTNINMAGMRQSERVVSDEYGLDNPQDFALWKAYKNEDGDVAWDSPWGKGRPGWHIECSAMSMEYLGQHFDIHCGGVDNKFPHHENEIAQSVCAADTPFVNFWLHSEFLMVDGGKMSKSIENFYCIPDLLEKGFTAEEIRYIMLSAHYRTKVNFTLDKQHEAKMAIQRIHELRIRLTDIDRKSTSDFPDAVNPFNIALEDDLDAPKALAVFFDWIRVTNSTLDKNSLSEDEASQGINFIAYFDSVFGVLPKDESIPQEIIELVSEREEVRQHKDWAKSDELRDLIASKGWIVKDTPDGTKLSPK
- a CDS encoding UpxY family transcription antiterminator codes for the protein MEQHWIAVRSKPRAEKVALQQLEKNGIEAYLPLVRQKRKWSDRMKWVELPLLSSYLFARIELKNSIFVLETHGISTIVKFSGSIAIVQDEVIKSIRLALEGGYELEPTEYFSVGDEVEVFEGPMKGTKGIVLQIKGEDRLVIKIDALQQAIAVHIDLKFLQSVGKKRAPIL